The genomic region ACTACATCCGTTGGCGTGGCGGTAAGTGGAAACAGTACGGCGTGGTATAATTCCAAACCGATTAGAAATCGTAGTTGCCGATTCGGATAAAATAATTGTACTGTTTGACGTGAGTAAAGTCGTCAAACGAATCCTTGTCCACAATGCGGTTCATACCGGCATAGACAACAAACGAGCGGTACGCAAACCGCAGGGCCGGTTCAAAAATAAACTTGTTTTCGTTCAGCTCCGCATACGGGGATTTTTCGAAATCATGATAATAGGCTCCAAAAAGCCACAGTCCAAAATAGTCGCTGTGTAGCCCCGCACTTAGCCTAGCCATTCCGTATTCGTGCGAAGAAAGTTCAGCATTGTACCATTCCGTGGACCAGGGAGTCACCGCTACATGCTGACGGTAGGCGATATCCAGAGGAGCATAATTAAAGGACCTGGGCGACACGTAGCCATGGCCTTCGTCATGATAGCGTTCTATTCCACCAGCAAGAGCGGCGGCAAAAGTCGTAAAGCGAATCGGTGAAACCGAATAACGCGCATCTGCCAGAAGTTTCCAGTAAATGGGAACCACATCGATAATGCCGTCGTCAAAGCCAATCGATTCGAAACCACCCCAAATATTCAAGGTGTAGCCCTTATTTGCAAACCAGTTGTCATCGGCACCATTCAGATAGCGGTAATGCAACATCGGCGAGACGGGATAAGTCTTGACAGTATTACGCTTGTAGTAAAGCGGATCCAGTTCGAATGTTCTGGAGCCAAAAATAAATTCGGCGGAAATTCGCTGGAACGCATCGACCTCATAGAAAATATTCATCGTAAGATCGCTACGTTCCTCAGAAACGACGCGCAGGTATCGATCCGTCGTTCCGTTGAACGACTTCAAGGGTTCGAGTTTCAAGTAGTCGTAGCCAAACTGCAAATTCCAATGCCGATTCCAGAACTTGGACAAATTCAGGCGGGGTTGCAGTCCGTACGAATATTCGCCCCAGAATCCCGAAAGAATCAGCTCGATTTCCACATGGTCCACATAATGCGTAGACAGTTCGAAATAGGCGTTGGGACCTATCGCGTTGGAACCAAATCCGCCCACGGCCACATCAAATGTCGGATGCACCGCCGCATCCACCTGCAGATTTCCGCTCGGCTGCATACTCAAGTCCAGCGAATCGTAAGCCGGATTCTGCAAGAGCCTGTAGGAAAAATCCTCCGGAGCAACCATACCCGTATCCGATTCGTTCCAGTAAGAGCTCACCGCTTGCTGGATTTCCGACGACAGGCTGTCATATCTCGGTTCAAAGCGGAACCATGGCTTAGCTCCCTCGCGATTTGCAGAATAGTCGCCCTTGCGCCCCTTCAGTACGGCAAACTCGGAAAGCCGCTTTTCGAACGAGGTGAACCCAGACTGGATCCACGCAAAACGAGCTGTATCGAGAATGGTATGAGCACGCACAATAACACCCGGCTGGCTCGCAAGGATATCGGCGGCATGAAGTTTCAACAGGCGGCTTCGCGCATCACCGACCACAGGGGCCCTTAGCGGATCGGACACCACGATAATTGAAAGTTCGGAGGCGTTATCTTCCGTGGGCATCGCATAATACGGACAAATTTCACCGGAGACTTCTCCGGGCAGGCGGGACTTGCGCCCATTTTCCCACAACGGAAGCGAAGACATCACCTGGGGAATCGAATTACCGACAAGGACCGGATTCCCCGCATCACAGGACTGTACCGCAAAGGGAATGCGATAACTGGAGCGCTGGCGGTAAAGACTTTCCTGCAACCGGAGTTTCGCCATGCCATGCACCACCTGCACCGAATCGGGCGCAAGCGTTTTTTTGGTCCAGTGTAACGCTAAAGACGAATCGGCAGACAGAGACCAGCGCTGACGCATCGAAGGGATGCCCGACATCGAAACCGGGAAATCCTGAAACGATTCTTCCTCGTTCCCCAAGTTGTTTTCGGACAAGGAAAGATCGTGGCCCATAAACGGGGCAACCGCAGAATCCAGCATCATTTTCTGGATGTCATCCAGCGGGACCCCTCGCGCCCACAACGAACCAATCCAGGCGCCCCAAGAAGTCGCGACAATGGAATCTACCGGAATTCGATATTCCTCGATAGCATAAAGCACTCCCAGCTGAAACCACGGTGAACGCTCACCGCCGCCCAAATAAAGGACGGTTTTCAGGGGAGCCTTTAAGGAATCGGCATTCGCCGAAATTCCTTTCAAATTCGCCTCGGCAAGCGCAGAATCTGGCCGCAAGGAATCCACGACAACAGAATCTACCTGCGAAACAAGCGAATCGAGAGACGGAACACTATTTTCCGCCGAAGCGGCATTTTTAGCCAGAGAATCCTCTACTGCAGAAGAAGCCGCAAGGGAGTCCCCCGCAGCAAAGGCGATAGAAGATAGCGCAAGCCCAAACAGGGCGGCGCCCTTCGCCTTTACAAGATTATCCCATACGAGCCGGATTGGACGCATAACGCGCCATGTCCTCTTGCGTGATAAAGCCCGAATTGACTAGACCGGCAAGGCAGTCATCCATAAGCATCATCCCTTCGGCCGATGACGCCGCGATAATGGAGGGAAGCGTAAAATGTTCCCCGTTCCTAATCCGCGACGCCACATTCTGCGTACCGTAGAGAATTTCCCAAGCGGGCACCACGCCCTGAGAACTGGGCAATAGACGTTGCACCACCACCGCCTTGAGGACGGAGGCCAGCATATTGCGCGCCATGTCACGGTTTTCAAGGGTTTCCGAAGAAAGCAGGGCATCCAAGGCGCCCACCGCATTTCCGGCCGTCACCGTAAGCACGACAAGTGCCCCCGCCTCGGCAGCTCGCAACACGGGAATCAGCGACTGACCTTCGAAATTACCGAGCCAGATCAGGTCGATTCCACTGCGGAGCGCCTGCTCCATTTTTTCGGGAATCGTTCCCGACGAATTTTCGAGCACCAGCGACTCGCCGCGTTTCACCGGGAGTTCAGCACCTTCGTCCAACAAACTCACGCGAAGAATACCCGACTGGCAAAGCGCCGAAACGTATGCCGTCGCCGTCGTTGTCTTGCCGCTACAGGCGGGGCCAGCAAACACCACAAGACCCGAACGGATTCCGAGTAAGTTAGACAGCGTCGGTGGCGCACCAAGTGCAGAAAAGTCCGGGCATTCATCGAGTACCGGCCTAAAAATGGCCGAGTTACCCAGAGCCGTACGATTGTAGCGCACACGAAAACGCGACCCGCACCAGGGGCCACCCATCATTGTTCCCGACTCGCCTTCCATTGAGCCCAGAAAGTTACGGAGCGTTCCCGGTTCAACCGCCGGAGCATCGGGAATGGCGCAAACCTTACCAGCCAGGCGTACCGCAGAAGCGGCCCCTTCGGTAATCAAAAGTTCAGAGGCACCCACGTTCAACGTGTATTCCAACAAAGATTCAATTTCTGTCGCCATAAAAACACCCCCTAGTTCGCCGGACGGTACGAAGCAAAGCGACGGCTATCGTTTGCACGCATCCACGCTTCAGCTCCTTCGATATAACCGGATTCCACACATTTCTGCAAGGAATCATCCAAAGATATTCCCTGGTTTCCTTGACTGCTGATAGCAGCCGCCAACTGCGCAATTTCACCCTTGCGAAGCATATTCGCCATGGTAGAGGTCATCTTGGTCGCCTCGACCGCAAGCACCTGCCCCTGGTTCTGCACAATCGGAATCAGATGTTGCACGATAATGCCCTTGAGCTGTTCCGCCAAGGAATTCGCAAAGGCGGTACGGTTTTCGACCGACACCGACGAAATCAGGCGAGAAAGCAGCCCATGTACATTGTTGCCAATCGCCGTTGCAAACACGAGGGCGCCCGCGTTGGATGCGCGCAACAGCATCGAAAGTTCTTCCATCGTTTCAAGGTGGTCAAAGAGAATTACGTCAGCACCACTCTGCATGGCAAGTTCGATACCTTCGACACCGGTACGCACATGAAGCCCCACCTCGCGCTGGGCAATGGCGCCACGCGGATTCTGGAGTACGCGTTCAATCGGCTTTTCGATAGTCTGGATATACACGTCGCGGTTCGCGGCAATCGTCTCGGCAAACGTCGAAATGGTTGTAGAGCGTCCGCTCGCAGCAGGGCCCGCTACCAGCACCAAGCCGCTATTGAGTTCGGCGAACTGGTTGCAGAACGGCGGCAAGTAAAGGTTTTCCAGCGTCGTCGATTCCTGCGGAATCACGCGAATGGCGATACTCGGATTGGTTCCGTTCCAGGTGACCGTCATACGGGCACGGCCCACCCCCGCAAGGCCAATCGTCTTGCTAAAATTCTTGCCGACCACAATCTTGTAGCCGTCCGAAAATCCCTTGGAAGCCTCGTCCAGGCGTTCGTTGATACGCGACAAGTCGAGCGCATCGTCAGAAGCCACAAACAGAGCCCCCGACTGGCGCATTACCACGGGGCGATCGGCATACAGATAGATATCCGTTGCGCCGAACTTACGGGCAAAGGCAATCATCTGCGAAATGTTTGTCATCGGGCGAATCTTTTCCGGGGCCTCGACAGGCGTACCTTCACCCGTCAAGATGGCAAAGCGGCTCGGCAATTTTTCGGATTCTTCTTCAGAAGATTCCTCTTCCGCTTCGGCCTGCACCTGCACCGTGCTGATGCTGGTAGATTCAAGCCCCGCCACGGCCTCAACTTCCACATTCGATGTGGATACTTCACCGTACAAGCTACTGTTGCCTTCAATTTGCAAGCCTTCGGACTGCGCAGGCTGCGGAGCCGCAGGGGCAACCGAAGGAGACGATGCCGGAGGCGCCTCGAAGCGGGACACCGCCGGTTTTGCCGAAGTAGCAGCATTAGCGGAAGCGGCCCCCGCTGGAGCCGAAGCCGCACCCGACGCATTCGCCGGAGAAGCCCCTGCGCCGCCTTCGGCGGCGGCTTTCGCTTCCAGGTTTTTCACAAAAGCGAGCACCTTGATGTACATCGGAGGAGGCAAGATTCCGGCATCCACGAGTACCTGGCCAATATCTTTCTTGTCGGTAATCTCGTTCCAATGCGCCTTGACCTGCGCCTCGGTCACCACCTTGTTGTGCACAAGGACTTTCGCCATGTACTGGTTTCTCATAGGAAGTCCCTCCGGCTAAACCACCAGCTTGCAATCGCAAGAAACACGCCAATGTAGCCCAAAGCATAAACGCTGTTCCAGAACACGTACATGTCAGGGAGCGAGACTCCATGCACCACGTAAGTCGTCACGTTGTAACGGTAAAGCCCCGGGAAAATCGCATGAATCACTTCGGCTGCCCTCTGGAAAACCATACTGGACGTTCCGTTCAGTTCGCCCATGCGAGTAGCGAAACGCACCTGTTCCAAGAGCTGATCGCTCAGGTGGCCTGCAAAGTAAACGCCCAGTGTAAACAGAGCACTAAGCACAGTGCTACTGAAGCTGCTGAACAAAAGCGCCACCGCAATCACCACCGCCATCTCGCAGAAAATCAGGTAGATGGCCGTGAGCAAGCTAAGCGTCGGGGCAGAGCCCGTGAGGAACAGCATCACATAATAGATTGCCGTCAAGAGCATGAGGTGAACCGCCACCACGGCCAAAAGGCCAAAGTACTTCCCCACAATGAAAGAGGCTCGACTGATGGGTTTCGACAAAAGCGTAAGCACCGTGCGGCGCTGGATTTCCTTTTGCACCAGACTGATGCCCACAAAAATCGAAATCAGGAGTCCCGAAAGACTCATCACCGAAAGCGTCGTGGACTTGATCACGTAGGCGCGGTCAAACACCGACCACTCGCCCAGCACGATGCTAAAAAGCGTCATCGCAATCGCGAGGAAACCGATGTTGTAAAGAATCTTGTCGCGAATGGATTCGCGGAACGTATTGAGGGCAATGATGCCGATATGCTTAAGCGTCTGCACGGGCAATTTCCTCCGTCAAAATATCTTCGAGACTCGGGCGCTTGTGGTCCATTCGTTCCACGGCAATCCCCTTGTCCAAACAATAGCGCAACAAACGATCGCGTGCGGCATCGTCGGCACACACACATTCCTGCGGATGCCCTGCGGGGCTAACGCCTTCGGGCAGTTCCATCTGCGGAATCGCTTCGCGGGTACGCACGTGATATTCCACGCCGCAAGATTCCGTAATTTCATCCACAGTACCTTCGCGGACGATCTTACCGTCGACAATCATCGCGACCTTGTGGCTGATCGATTCCACATCACTAAGCAAGTGGCTCGAATAGAAAATCGTCACACCCGTGCGGTTGAGTTCCATAATCGCTTCGCGCACATCGCGACGGCCCATCGGATCAAGACCGCTCATGGGTTCGTCGAGAATCAACAGCTTCGGCTTGCCGAGAATCGCCTGTGCAATGCCCACGCGCTGCATCATACCCTTGGAGTACGAACGCAGACGGCGATCGATCCAGTCCTTATTCGCATGCAGCAGGTCCAGCGACCAGTCGATCCGCTTGTCGAGCTCGGCACCCGTCAGCCCCACCAGCTTGCCGTAGAACTTCAGCAGTTCGCGGCCCGTGAGGTAATCGTAAAAGTACGGCTGTTCCGGAGAATACCCGATGTATTCACGGCTCTTCACGTTACGCGGAGAAATCCCGTTTACCAGCACCTTGCCCGAATCAAAATTCAAAAGACCCGTCAGCACCTTGATAGTCGTAGACTTACCCGCGCCGTTCGGCCCGATAAAGCCATACACCTGTCCCGGTTCCACGGAAAAACTCACATCCTTGAGCGCAAGCTTCGGTTTCATCAAGAAACCGCTGCGGTACGTCTTATGCAAATGTTCAATCTTAATCATCTACCAAATCACTCCTGCTCCGAATTTCTAGAGCCGCCAAACGCACGAGACTCAGCCTCTTCGATTTCCTTGCGACGGCGTTCAGCCTTTTCTTTCTTGTTGATAAAGAAATAAATGACCGCTCCCACCGCATAGCACAAAATACCCGAATAAAAAATCGGGTTGATGGAACGCCCTTCGAGAGCGGGAAACAAGTTCAAAATAACACTGTGACCGAACAAGCTCAGAAGCACAAGCACAAAGCCTAGCGCACGGAGCACGTAAGTCACAATAACGAGTTTACGCATAGATACCTCAAAACTGCACCGGTGCGGTGCATCCTTTTAGCTGAAAAATACACAATTATTTAGGGAATGGAGAGGTAAAAATGTCAAAAAAGGCTATAAAAAGCGCCTACAAGTCTAGTCAAAAAATACGT from uncultured Fibrobacter sp. harbors:
- a CDS encoding ABC transporter permease, which codes for MQTLKHIGIIALNTFRESIRDKILYNIGFLAIAMTLFSIVLGEWSVFDRAYVIKSTTLSVMSLSGLLISIFVGISLVQKEIQRRTVLTLLSKPISRASFIVGKYFGLLAVVAVHLMLLTAIYYVMLFLTGSAPTLSLLTAIYLIFCEMAVVIAVALLFSSFSSTVLSALFTLGVYFAGHLSDQLLEQVRFATRMGELNGTSSMVFQRAAEVIHAIFPGLYRYNVTTYVVHGVSLPDMYVFWNSVYALGYIGVFLAIASWWFSRRDFL
- a CDS encoding ATPase, T2SS/T4P/T4SS family; amino-acid sequence: MATEIESLLEYTLNVGASELLITEGAASAVRLAGKVCAIPDAPAVEPGTLRNFLGSMEGESGTMMGGPWCGSRFRVRYNRTALGNSAIFRPVLDECPDFSALGAPPTLSNLLGIRSGLVVFAGPACSGKTTTATAYVSALCQSGILRVSLLDEGAELPVKRGESLVLENSSGTIPEKMEQALRSGIDLIWLGNFEGQSLIPVLRAAEAGALVVLTVTAGNAVGALDALLSSETLENRDMARNMLASVLKAVVVQRLLPSSQGVVPAWEILYGTQNVASRIRNGEHFTLPSIIAASSAEGMMLMDDCLAGLVNSGFITQEDMARYASNPARMG
- a CDS encoding ABC transporter ATP-binding protein gives rise to the protein MIKIEHLHKTYRSGFLMKPKLALKDVSFSVEPGQVYGFIGPNGAGKSTTIKVLTGLLNFDSGKVLVNGISPRNVKSREYIGYSPEQPYFYDYLTGRELLKFYGKLVGLTGAELDKRIDWSLDLLHANKDWIDRRLRSYSKGMMQRVGIAQAILGKPKLLILDEPMSGLDPMGRRDVREAIMELNRTGVTIFYSSHLLSDVESISHKVAMIVDGKIVREGTVDEITESCGVEYHVRTREAIPQMELPEGVSPAGHPQECVCADDAARDRLLRYCLDKGIAVERMDHKRPSLEDILTEEIARADA
- a CDS encoding ATPase, T2SS/T4P/T4SS family, encoding MRNQYMAKVLVHNKVVTEAQVKAHWNEITDKKDIGQVLVDAGILPPPMYIKVLAFVKNLEAKAAAEGGAGASPANASGAASAPAGAASANAATSAKPAVSRFEAPPASSPSVAPAAPQPAQSEGLQIEGNSSLYGEVSTSNVEVEAVAGLESTSISTVQVQAEAEEESSEEESEKLPSRFAILTGEGTPVEAPEKIRPMTNISQMIAFARKFGATDIYLYADRPVVMRQSGALFVASDDALDLSRINERLDEASKGFSDGYKIVVGKNFSKTIGLAGVGRARMTVTWNGTNPSIAIRVIPQESTTLENLYLPPFCNQFAELNSGLVLVAGPAASGRSTTISTFAETIAANRDVYIQTIEKPIERVLQNPRGAIAQREVGLHVRTGVEGIELAMQSGADVILFDHLETMEELSMLLRASNAGALVFATAIGNNVHGLLSRLISSVSVENRTAFANSLAEQLKGIIVQHLIPIVQNQGQVLAVEATKMTSTMANMLRKGEIAQLAAAISSQGNQGISLDDSLQKCVESGYIEGAEAWMRANDSRRFASYRPAN
- a CDS encoding patatin-like phospholipase family protein, encoding MRPIRLVWDNLVKAKGAALFGLALSSIAFAAGDSLAASSAVEDSLAKNAASAENSVPSLDSLVSQVDSVVVDSLRPDSALAEANLKGISANADSLKAPLKTVLYLGGGERSPWFQLGVLYAIEEYRIPVDSIVATSWGAWIGSLWARGVPLDDIQKMMLDSAVAPFMGHDLSLSENNLGNEEESFQDFPVSMSGIPSMRQRWSLSADSSLALHWTKKTLAPDSVQVVHGMAKLRLQESLYRQRSSYRIPFAVQSCDAGNPVLVGNSIPQVMSSLPLWENGRKSRLPGEVSGEICPYYAMPTEDNASELSIIVVSDPLRAPVVGDARSRLLKLHAADILASQPGVIVRAHTILDTARFAWIQSGFTSFEKRLSEFAVLKGRKGDYSANREGAKPWFRFEPRYDSLSSEIQQAVSSYWNESDTGMVAPEDFSYRLLQNPAYDSLDLSMQPSGNLQVDAAVHPTFDVAVGGFGSNAIGPNAYFELSTHYVDHVEIELILSGFWGEYSYGLQPRLNLSKFWNRHWNLQFGYDYLKLEPLKSFNGTTDRYLRVVSEERSDLTMNIFYEVDAFQRISAEFIFGSRTFELDPLYYKRNTVKTYPVSPMLHYRYLNGADDNWFANKGYTLNIWGGFESIGFDDGIIDVVPIYWKLLADARYSVSPIRFTTFAAALAGGIERYHDEGHGYVSPRSFNYAPLDIAYRQHVAVTPWSTEWYNAELSSHEYGMARLSAGLHSDYFGLWLFGAYYHDFEKSPYAELNENKFIFEPALRFAYRSFVVYAGMNRIVDKDSFDDFTHVKQYNYFIRIGNYDF